In the Advenella kashmirensis WT001 genome, one interval contains:
- a CDS encoding CaiB/BaiF CoA transferase family protein: MINNAYSGLRVIDISQGIAGPCCGQMLKQMGADIIKIEPIDGDWSRRMGIGADGLSALAIAYNRGKRSLALNLKSPDGIRIMHGLVKDADVFIQNFRPKAATTFGTRYELLLAHNPRLIYASVSGYGTEGPLAECPVTDSIAQAVSGLANYNAGPDGRPRPIKPYIADIAAGIYTSNAIAAALYARERSGEGCQINISLLAVLAAFQNGMLIEHGWNKALDSTDRSYTPKSAATVPQGVFDSADGFVMLASLNDSMFTAICDVLGLHALLSDSRLCSAAERLKYADQINEQIAGVLRQKRSAEWSALFEGHNVLFSAINDLSDFIVDPKSVMQGLLSEMVLTVAEPGGSAISAILPIAQLPGASGAPTSLTAPYIGEHTEEIMTEFGYSGSEIERFVQAGVIGRRVR, translated from the coding sequence ATGATCAATAATGCTTATTCGGGATTGCGGGTTATTGATATCTCTCAGGGGATCGCAGGCCCATGCTGCGGACAAATGCTAAAACAAATGGGCGCCGATATCATTAAAATTGAGCCAATTGACGGCGATTGGAGTCGAAGAATGGGCATTGGGGCTGATGGGCTCAGTGCGCTGGCCATTGCTTATAATCGTGGCAAGCGAAGTCTTGCGCTTAATCTGAAATCGCCTGATGGAATCAGGATCATGCACGGTTTGGTTAAAGATGCAGATGTTTTTATTCAAAATTTCAGACCAAAAGCAGCCACCACTTTTGGAACCCGATACGAGCTACTGCTAGCACATAATCCGCGGTTAATCTATGCCTCGGTCAGCGGCTATGGAACAGAAGGGCCATTGGCAGAATGTCCCGTGACCGATTCAATTGCTCAGGCTGTAAGTGGATTGGCAAACTATAATGCCGGTCCTGATGGTAGGCCTCGCCCGATCAAGCCCTATATCGCCGATATCGCTGCCGGTATCTATACGTCTAATGCCATTGCTGCTGCGCTTTATGCGCGAGAGCGATCAGGGGAAGGATGTCAGATCAATATCAGTCTATTGGCGGTGCTGGCCGCATTCCAGAATGGGATGTTGATAGAGCATGGGTGGAATAAGGCGTTGGACAGTACGGATCGATCGTACACGCCAAAATCCGCCGCGACTGTGCCTCAGGGCGTATTTGACAGCGCTGATGGATTTGTCATGCTCGCTTCGCTCAATGACAGTATGTTCACCGCGATCTGTGATGTGTTGGGACTGCATGCCTTATTGTCGGACAGCCGATTGTGCAGTGCTGCGGAGCGCTTGAAATATGCAGACCAAATTAATGAGCAGATCGCCGGTGTTTTACGTCAAAAACGCAGTGCTGAATGGAGCGCCTTGTTTGAGGGTCACAATGTACTTTTTTCCGCTATCAACGATTTAAGCGATTTTATTGTAGATCCTAAAAGCGTCATGCAAGGGTTGCTGAGCGAAATGGTACTGACCGTAGCTGAACCTGGAGGGTCGGCTATCTCCGCTATATTACCCATCGCGCAATTGCCCGGTGCTTCGGGTGCGCCGACGTCGTTGACTGCACCGTACATCGGCGAACATACTGAAGAAATAATGACTGAGTTTGGGTACTCGGGATCTGAAATTGAGCGATTTGTGCAGGCTGGCGTTATTGGACGGCGCGTCCGATAG
- a CDS encoding LysR family transcriptional regulator: MKVTNLDLTLLRTFVAVAEGDSFARAAQSVFKSQAAISQQMQRLELQLGCDLFIKSGRSKRLTDQASGFWSMQGLY, encoded by the coding sequence ATGAAAGTAACAAACCTCGACTTGACACTACTACGGACCTTTGTTGCTGTTGCCGAAGGAGATAGCTTCGCACGCGCTGCGCAATCTGTGTTCAAATCGCAGGCGGCAATATCACAGCAGATGCAGCGCTTGGAATTGCAGTTAGGTTGCGATCTATTTATCAAGAGCGGCCGCAGCAAACGGTTAACTGACCAAGCGTCCGGCTTCTGGAGTATGCAAGGCCTTTACTGA